The following are encoded in a window of Actinomyces oris genomic DNA:
- the secA gene encoding preprotein translocase subunit SecA codes for MSIVDRILRIGEGRTLKKLDAIADQVEALADEYSELSDAELREMTDELKERYQDGGESLDDLLPEAFATVVEAADRVLGMRPYHVQIMGGAALHRGNIAEMKTGEGKTLVATMPSYLRALTGKGVHVVTVNDYLAEYQSDLMGRVHRFLGLTTGCILVGQTPAERREQYACDITYGTNNEFGFDYLRDNMAQRPEDLVQRGHAFVIVDEVDSILIDEARTPLIISGPASGDVNKWYKEFATISERLRAGKDYEVDEKKRTVGVLSAGIERVEDYLGVDNLYESENTPLIGFLNNAIKAKELFHRDKDYIVRDGEVLIVDEHTGRVLPGRRYNEGMHQAIEAKERVEIKAENQTLATITLQNYFRLYPEGSRSGMTGTAETEAAEFAGTYKIGVVPIPTNKPMIRQDQPDLVYTTVEAKLDAVVDDIAERHELGQPVLVGTTSVEKSEILSERLREQGIPHEVLNAKQHAREAAVVAMAGRKGAVTVATNMAGRGTDIMLGGNAEHIAVTALKEAGLDPEENAEEYEKAWPQALAAAKESCRAEHDEVVELGGLYVLGTERHESRRIDNQLRGRSGRQGDPGESRFYLSMEDDLMRMFASGLAQRIMSSGAYPDDVPLESKMVTRGIAGAQRQVESRNYEIRKNVLKYDDVMTEQREKVYSERRRVLDGEDLEPQIEVFRNQAVTSIIEAGTAEGRPDEWDLDALWGELGRLYPVGLTQDEIVEALGGKDALTSERLIEELSEDIAVAYEDAEARIEANALAHVQLGEEPMRTLERRILLAVVDKRWREHLYEMDYLKEGIGLRAMAQRDPLVEYANEGARMFRAMMEGIREETVEQIFANVTRFDAAAQRAAEDGTVEAAQAVAKANATAAAGIRVGQAGGQGRGTVLGDTGQASMEQRVTYSGPSESGEEETSGASSRRASRSSANSGGNRAERRRSKKKRRH; via the coding sequence GTGTCGATCGTGGACCGGATCCTTCGCATTGGCGAGGGCCGCACCCTGAAGAAGCTTGATGCCATCGCCGATCAGGTGGAGGCTCTCGCCGACGAGTACAGCGAGCTCTCCGACGCCGAGCTGCGCGAGATGACTGATGAGCTCAAGGAGCGCTACCAGGACGGCGGGGAGAGCCTCGACGACCTGCTTCCCGAGGCCTTCGCCACGGTGGTGGAGGCGGCCGACCGCGTCCTGGGCATGCGCCCCTACCACGTCCAGATCATGGGCGGGGCGGCCCTCCACCGCGGCAACATCGCCGAGATGAAGACCGGTGAGGGCAAGACCCTTGTGGCCACGATGCCCTCCTACCTGCGGGCCCTGACCGGCAAGGGCGTCCACGTCGTGACTGTCAACGACTATCTTGCCGAGTACCAGTCCGACCTCATGGGGCGCGTTCACCGCTTCCTGGGGCTGACCACCGGCTGCATCCTCGTGGGCCAGACCCCCGCTGAGCGCCGTGAGCAGTACGCCTGCGACATCACCTACGGCACCAACAACGAGTTCGGCTTCGACTACCTGCGCGACAACATGGCCCAGCGCCCCGAGGACCTGGTCCAGCGCGGCCACGCCTTCGTCATTGTTGACGAGGTCGACTCCATCCTCATCGACGAGGCCCGCACCCCGCTCATCATCTCCGGCCCGGCCAGCGGCGACGTCAACAAGTGGTACAAGGAGTTCGCCACGATCTCCGAGCGCCTGCGCGCGGGCAAGGACTACGAGGTCGACGAGAAGAAGCGCACCGTGGGTGTGCTCTCCGCCGGCATCGAGCGGGTGGAGGACTACCTCGGGGTGGACAACCTCTACGAGTCGGAGAACACCCCCCTGATCGGCTTCCTCAACAACGCCATCAAGGCCAAGGAGCTCTTCCACCGGGACAAGGACTACATCGTGCGCGACGGCGAGGTCCTCATCGTCGACGAGCACACCGGCCGCGTCCTGCCCGGCCGCCGCTACAACGAGGGCATGCACCAGGCCATCGAGGCCAAGGAGCGCGTGGAGATCAAGGCCGAGAACCAGACCCTGGCCACCATCACCCTCCAGAACTACTTCCGCCTCTACCCCGAGGGCTCACGCTCGGGCATGACCGGTACCGCCGAGACCGAGGCCGCCGAGTTCGCCGGCACCTACAAGATCGGTGTCGTCCCGATCCCCACCAACAAGCCCATGATCCGCCAGGACCAGCCCGACCTCGTCTACACCACCGTCGAGGCCAAGCTCGACGCCGTCGTCGACGACATCGCTGAGCGTCACGAGCTCGGCCAGCCGGTCCTGGTAGGCACCACCAGCGTGGAGAAGTCGGAGATCCTCTCCGAGCGTCTGCGCGAGCAGGGCATCCCCCACGAGGTCCTCAACGCCAAGCAGCACGCCCGCGAGGCCGCCGTCGTGGCCATGGCCGGGCGCAAGGGCGCCGTCACCGTGGCCACCAACATGGCCGGACGCGGAACCGACATCATGCTGGGCGGTAACGCCGAGCACATCGCGGTCACCGCCCTCAAGGAGGCCGGCCTGGACCCCGAAGAGAACGCCGAGGAGTACGAGAAGGCCTGGCCGCAGGCCCTCGCCGCCGCCAAGGAGTCCTGCCGGGCCGAGCACGACGAGGTCGTCGAGCTCGGCGGCCTCTACGTGCTGGGCACCGAGCGCCACGAGTCGCGACGCATCGACAACCAGCTGCGCGGTCGCTCCGGCCGTCAGGGGGACCCGGGCGAGTCCCGCTTCTACCTGTCCATGGAGGACGACCTCATGCGCATGTTCGCCTCCGGGCTCGCTCAGCGCATCATGTCCTCGGGCGCCTACCCCGACGACGTGCCCCTGGAGTCCAAGATGGTCACTCGTGGCATTGCCGGGGCTCAGCGTCAGGTGGAGTCGCGCAACTACGAGATCCGCAAGAACGTCCTCAAGTACGACGACGTCATGACCGAGCAGCGTGAGAAGGTCTACTCCGAGCGCCGCCGCGTCCTGGACGGCGAGGACCTCGAGCCTCAGATCGAGGTCTTCCGGAACCAGGCCGTCACCTCCATCATCGAGGCCGGTACTGCCGAGGGGCGCCCCGACGAGTGGGACCTGGACGCCCTGTGGGGCGAGCTCGGCCGCCTCTACCCGGTCGGCCTGACCCAGGACGAGATCGTCGAGGCGCTGGGCGGCAAGGACGCGCTGACCTCGGAGCGCCTCATCGAGGAGCTCAGTGAGGATATCGCCGTGGCCTACGAGGACGCCGAGGCCCGCATCGAGGCCAACGCCCTGGCCCATGTCCAGCTCGGTGAGGAGCCCATGCGCACCCTGGAGCGCCGCATCCTGCTGGCCGTGGTGGACAAGCGCTGGCGGGAGCACCTCTACGAGATGGACTACCTCAAGGAGGGCATCGGTCTGCGGGCCATGGCCCAGCGCGACCCGCTCGTGGAGTACGCCAACGAGGGTGCCCGCATGTTCAGGGCGATGATGGAGGGGATCCGCGAGGAGACCGTCGAGCAGATCTTCGCCAACGTCACCCGTTTCGACGCCGCCGCCCAGCGCGCCGCCGAGGATGGCACCGTCGAGGCCGCCCAGGCCGTCGCCAAGGCCAACGCCACTGCCGCGGCAGGCATCCGTGTGGGTCAGGCCGGTGGTCAGGGCCGCGGCACGGTTCTGGGGGACACCGGGCAGGCCTCCATGGAGCAGCGGGTCACCTACTCCGGCCCCAGCGAGTCCGGTGAGGAGGAGACCTCAGGGGCCTCCTCGCGCAGGGCCTCCCGGTCCAGCGCCAACTCGGGCGGCAACCGGGCCGAGCGCCGTCGCTCCAAGAAGAAGCGCCGGCACTGA
- a CDS encoding Rv3235 family protein, translated as MTATTTAQAIRPARRKTGAQRRSRPSPSHPTPTRAVPHKPSKPVNGSEALARETSLTRRSAAGADASRTAAIVVTAASEVLAGLRPVDHLVRWTSPSLFEALARRAGLAARILGRQTSPRRPRIRSVRTELTMSGACEATVLLEEGDRVRAAAARLELLRERWILTGLEMA; from the coding sequence ATGACCGCGACCACCACCGCCCAAGCCATCCGCCCCGCACGCCGCAAGACCGGCGCTCAACGTCGCAGCCGCCCCTCACCGAGTCACCCGACGCCGACTCGGGCGGTTCCGCACAAGCCCTCCAAGCCCGTGAACGGCTCCGAAGCCCTCGCACGGGAAACCTCCCTGACACGACGGTCCGCCGCCGGAGCCGACGCCTCACGCACGGCCGCGATCGTGGTGACTGCCGCCAGCGAGGTCCTGGCCGGGCTTCGCCCCGTGGACCACCTGGTGCGCTGGACCAGCCCCTCCCTATTCGAGGCCCTCGCCCGCCGGGCGGGCCTGGCCGCCCGGATCCTGGGACGCCAGACGAGCCCGCGGCGGCCACGCATCCGCAGCGTGCGCACCGAGCTGACGATGTCGGGGGCCTGCGAGGCCACGGTCCTGCTGGAGGAAGGTGACCGGGTCCGGGCCGCTGCGGCCCGGCTGGAGCTGCTGCGCGAGCGCTGGATCCTCACCGGTCTGGAGATGGCATGA
- a CDS encoding LysM peptidoglycan-binding domain-containing protein: MEGDMGARQRLTLLACASGAVLILLGRTAHSAAEQLATVPPQSWGLSELSDAVVAGTCACGTLGALWHVVSALVALMALAGEKGPDPHGLGGTSTLAARVLATWGAPAVRRITASALLVSLSSAPALATQETGGGDDLGWRPTSSAPSSPSSQSSTPSPPEQSPSSASTGSGDSEDASQSADSTPPGSQTPQPPTGPDAPPSSSPTHTVTPGESLWSITAHLLPAGSSPARIAQAWPALYRANSEEIGADPSLIRPGAVLSVPDSLSAPGTTTGGQAPSR, translated from the coding sequence ATGGAGGGTGACATGGGGGCTCGTCAACGGCTGACACTCCTGGCCTGCGCGTCAGGAGCTGTCCTGATCCTTCTGGGACGCACGGCTCACAGCGCGGCGGAGCAGCTCGCGACGGTCCCGCCGCAGTCCTGGGGGCTGAGCGAGCTGTCCGACGCCGTCGTCGCCGGGACCTGTGCATGCGGAACCCTAGGCGCCCTGTGGCACGTGGTCTCCGCCCTCGTGGCCCTGATGGCGCTTGCCGGGGAGAAGGGGCCCGACCCCCATGGTCTTGGCGGCACCTCCACGCTGGCGGCCAGAGTCCTGGCTACCTGGGGAGCGCCTGCAGTCAGACGCATCACCGCCTCAGCGCTGCTCGTCTCCCTGTCCTCGGCGCCCGCGCTGGCCACTCAAGAGACCGGCGGCGGGGACGATCTGGGATGGCGCCCCACCAGCTCGGCCCCCTCCTCACCGTCGTCGCAGTCCTCGACGCCGTCGCCGCCTGAGCAGTCCCCGTCGAGCGCTTCGACCGGTTCTGGCGACTCGGAGGACGCAAGCCAGTCAGCGGACTCGACGCCGCCGGGCAGCCAGACGCCGCAGCCCCCTACCGGCCCCGACGCCCCACCCTCCTCGAGCCCCACTCATACCGTCACGCCCGGCGAGAGCCTGTGGTCGATCACTGCCCACCTACTGCCCGCCGGCTCCAGCCCAGCCCGGATCGCGCAGGCCTGGCCGGCCCTGTATCGCGCCAACTCCGAGGAGATCGGCGCCGACCCGTCCTTGATCCGCCCCGGCGCGGTCCTGAGCGTCCCAGACTCCCTGTCCGCACCGGGCACGACGACAGGAGGTCAGGCGCCATCACGATGA
- a CDS encoding helix-turn-helix domain-containing protein — protein sequence MSTRFLTIADVAEQLQLSAQAVRALIRTGDLPAIQVGARKLWRIEDQALEDYIQRQLASTRAMVAAGWNEDGAP from the coding sequence ATGAGCACACGATTCCTGACCATCGCCGACGTCGCCGAGCAGCTTCAGCTCTCCGCCCAGGCCGTGCGCGCCCTCATCCGCACCGGTGACCTCCCTGCCATTCAGGTCGGCGCCCGCAAGCTCTGGCGCATCGAGGACCAGGCCCTGGAGGACTACATCCAGCGCCAGCTCGCCTCTACCAGGGCCATGGTCGCGGCGGGTTGGAACGAGGACGGGGCACCCTGA